The sequence below is a genomic window from Brevibacillus agri.
TAAACCGGGATCCCATAGACAGGATGCGTGTAAGTTTTCACTTGGTCTTTTGACTCGCCCTTTCCGTCCAAACCGTACTCGGGGGCGAATAAGGCTGACAAGGTTAAGGAGTGGTCGCGTCTCAATAAATCAATCGTACTAATTCCCTTGCTGTTTACACCTGTCTGATTGGTGACGAGTCCCACTTTTTTGCCTTCTATTGCTTGATGGAACTGATTGAAGAGTACATCACTTCCCAATTGAATGGCAGAGGTATTGGCGGAACTCCCGCCTGGAGGAAACAACGTTAGAATCAATGATAGGATAAAAAAAGGAAGCAATTTTTTCATGTCTCTCGGCCTCTTTCGGGGGTGAAAATATCGTCGTTGCATGTCTATTGTAGGGCTTGCTGAACAAATCAAAAATTCAACAGTAACAAGGGTTTGGCGCCTCTTTTGTCGAATTTAGGTGCAAGGAAAACGAAGGCTAACCCGTGAAAAACCTTGCACTTGGAGGCGTCCGAATTGTATCAGCGAACCGAAAGCCAGATGATCCTGCCAGGCGACTTCTTCCTGCCATTCGGCGGAAAACTCGCCGAAGATAACCGTTGGGTGCTACTCGCCCAGATGATTCCGTGGTGGAAGCTCGAAGAGAAGTACGCCAAGAACTTCAAGAAGAGCCTCAAGGGTCAAAAGGCCGTATCGATCCGCGTCGCACTTGGCGCTCTCATTATCCAGGAACGGCTGGGCACCGACGACCGCGAGACGCTTCGGCAGATTCTGGAGAACCCGTATCTGCAGTACTTCCTCGGCTTGCCGGAATACCAGTACCGCCGTCCGTTTCATCATTCGCTCATGACCCACTTTCGCAAGCGGCTGGGCGGCGAGATTCTGGAGGAAGTGAATGAATGGATCGCGCTGGAAGAAGCACGCAAGGCAAACGAATTGGACGCCTCGGACCACGACGATGATGAACCCGGCAGCGGAGCTGCCGCAGTATCCGACGAGTCGACAGAACCCCAGCTTCGGCAGATGGAACTGACGAACGAGGGCGAACTGCTGCTGGACGCCACCTGCGCACCGGCGGATATCGCCTACCCGACGGATCTGTCGCTGCTGAATCAGGCCAGAGAAAAGCTGGAGAAGATCATCGACGTCCTGCATGAGCCGCAGCGCGGAAAGACTCGCAAGCCAAGAACCTACCGGGAGCGTGCCCGCAAAGCCTATCTGGCGGTAGCCAAGCAGCGGCGCGTGAAGCCGCGCACCATGCGCAAGGCCATCGGCAAACAGTTGCGGTTCGTCTCCCGCGATCTGCGTATCATCGCCGAACTTGCTGAGACGACGAGCAACCTGACGCGGCTGCCTGGCCGCATGTACAAGGAACTGCTGGTCATTCAGGAGCTCTATCGCCAGCAACAAGCGATGTACGAAAAGCGAACGCATAGCGTACCCGATCGGATCGTCAGTATCGCGCAGCCGCACGTAAGGCCGATCGTGCGCGGCAAAGCCCGCGCGAACGTCGAGTTCGGTGCGAAGCTGGCGATCAGTTTGGTGAACGGCTACGCATTCCGAGAGCATCTGTCCTGGGACAGCTACAACGAAGGCCAGACGCTGCAGGCCGCAGTGGAACGCTACCGCGCCAGGTTCGGCTATTATCCGAAAGCGGTGCTGGCCGACCAGATTTACCGCACGCGCGAGAACCTTCGCTTCTGCAAGGAGAAGGGAATCCGGCTGAGCGGCCCGCTACTGGGGCGTCCGTCCGCCGATCAGCAGGAGCAGAAGAGACTCGCCAAGGCGGATGCAGCCGCGCGCAACGCGGTGGAAGGCAAGTTCGGTGAAGGCAAGCGTAGCTACGGGCTTGGCCGTATTCGAGCGCGTCTTCAGACGACGAGCGAGACCGTGATCGGGCTGCAACTGCTAGTCATGAACCTCGAAAAGAGACTCCGGGTTCTCTTTTTGCCTTTTTTGCAATGGCTCTGGTCGACCCTCTCATTCCGCTTACCCGTGATGCCGTAAATTGCGACCCGTTCAGCAAGCCCTATTGTAACGGTTTTTTGTAGCAAGATGGTTGGTCTTTTGTAGAAATTTGAAATCAGGTCCAATGTAGGGGTAGAAAAGTAGCATTTGTCTGGATTCCAACGCTTTCCTGTATGCTCTAAATGGAATGCGCTTATGCAAAAAATTAATCGATATGCCTTACAGCAGCTTGTCGAGTTAATTAATAAGATAGCTAAGAAAGTTAGCCTTTTCATATAAAAAACTATCCCGTCGTGGAAAAGGATAGTTGCAAGGAGTATAAATCGGAAGACTTTTAATACCAGACCTTTTCCCGTTTAGGCAATATTCCTGTCCCAAACTTGCACAGTGCTTCACAAAGAGGGTTATTCCTGTAATTGCCAATCAAAATTGCGGATCATATGGAAAACTCCCGGTACGGACTAGAACAAGTCTGTTCTCCATATATACCTATTGAAAACAATGCGAGGGGGGAAGCATTTGAATCCCAACATTCATTTGTTGCTTCGATCGATAACACCCGAAAACCAGGAATTCCCTATGATCGCTCTCAATGACTGGATTACTCCAGACCACCTTTTTTTCCAGCGTAATCATTTTTCGTATCCTGTCTTCGATATCAGAGAATGGCATTTATCAATCGAGGGGAGTGTAGCAACACCGGCACGACTACTCTATTCTGCGCTAAAACATTTTCCCCACATTACCTTGCCTGTAACGGTGGAGTGCGCGGGTAACAAACGTGGTTTGTTCACCCCCAATGCGAGAGGAGAACAGTGGGAGTTAGGAGCGATCAGCCATGCTGCATGGACGGGAATTCCGCTTAAACATGTACTAGGGGTCCCGCCAACATTTTAACGAAAATATACGCTAAGCCCTGATTGACGGAAAAAACGCCGGTTTCCTGTACGCTAAGGATACCGGCATATTATTACTTTTTACCAAACTCGATATAGACGCGCACAAACTCGCTATTTATGTTCTTGTAGGGATACCGCCAACAAAGTACGGATTTTTTGCTAAGTGTTATTGCCAATTTATCCACTCCAAAGGTTTGACGGTACAAGCTGACCTCGATCCCAGGACAATGGAATGTTTATTAGTGTAGTACGGAGATACTTACCAATGTATTCTCCTACCAAAGTATTGTATGAAAGCTATTCCTGAATAGAAGTCAAAATTGAAACGTCACAGGAAACATCGATATGATTGATAAAAAAGTAAGCCCTCCAGTAGGGGATGACTAACTTAATTCATCAATCATTTGTTTTGGTAGAGGGTTTATTTATATCCCAAGCTACTGAAACTACTTGGTTAGAAGAATCCAATCCTTCAACAGACGATACATCTGAAAGATCGCGATGAATTATTTCGAAGAAGTATCCATTATTGACGGATAGTAAATGAGATTGACCGACTTTAAAGTTCACCTTGATTTTTTTTATTGAAGGATGGTTAACGATCCCCGCAATTGGAAATGGGTTTTTCTCAACATGATTAAATAGGACCTGGACAGGACTTTCAGGATTTTCAAACATGGATGAGCGTGTAGAATAGGTCCAATCTCCATCGGAACCGTCCTCATAAACTTGAATCCCATAACGTGGCTTATCATTCAGTTTGTAACTAAATAATACGTATTCACGTTTATAATCACTGATCTTGCTATGTATTACTACATCGCTTACTTTTCCTGACAATCGCTGTAATCCATTTTTAGGGATATGGCTATCTGTTAGTTCTGAAGTAATTTTATGGAGGAGAGACTGATGAATAGAGTGTAGTTGGGTAGATATTTGGGGTAATTCTTGAGCGGATAAAACGGAGGTTGCGTTAGTCAATAAAAGTACAGTAGCAGACAGGGTTCCTAATAGCT
It includes:
- a CDS encoding IS5 family transposase codes for the protein MYQRTESQMILPGDFFLPFGGKLAEDNRWVLLAQMIPWWKLEEKYAKNFKKSLKGQKAVSIRVALGALIIQERLGTDDRETLRQILENPYLQYFLGLPEYQYRRPFHHSLMTHFRKRLGGEILEEVNEWIALEEARKANELDASDHDDDEPGSGAAAVSDESTEPQLRQMELTNEGELLLDATCAPADIAYPTDLSLLNQAREKLEKIIDVLHEPQRGKTRKPRTYRERARKAYLAVAKQRRVKPRTMRKAIGKQLRFVSRDLRIIAELAETTSNLTRLPGRMYKELLVIQELYRQQQAMYEKRTHSVPDRIVSIAQPHVRPIVRGKARANVEFGAKLAISLVNGYAFREHLSWDSYNEGQTLQAAVERYRARFGYYPKAVLADQIYRTRENLRFCKEKGIRLSGPLLGRPSADQQEQKRLAKADAAARNAVEGKFGEGKRSYGLGRIRARLQTTSETVIGLQLLVMNLEKRLRVLFLPFLQWLWSTLSFRLPVMP
- a CDS encoding molybdopterin-dependent oxidoreductase, which translates into the protein MNPNIHLLLRSITPENQEFPMIALNDWITPDHLFFQRNHFSYPVFDIREWHLSIEGSVATPARLLYSALKHFPHITLPVTVECAGNKRGLFTPNARGEQWELGAISHAAWTGIPLKHVLGVPPTF